In Colwellia sp. M166, a genomic segment contains:
- a CDS encoding DUF6436 domain-containing protein, with protein MPASNKTVTRYHYTVFVLWLVLTLAAANYFIAGRLMSFDPNMKLSGQDSSTVIKQVRAISALKNVNLNHAIIHFTSDECSCTQYSDEHKRAINEQAKSDGFYVININLPTDLLTIIPSTPAILITGGKEELLYFGPYSAGLACSASNGYVETVLQNYAQGFNSDLVISDVKGCYCNI; from the coding sequence TTGCCAGCTTCAAATAAAACGGTAACACGGTATCATTATACCGTGTTTGTGCTCTGGCTTGTTTTAACATTGGCGGCAGCAAACTATTTTATTGCCGGTCGCTTAATGTCGTTTGATCCTAATATGAAGTTATCAGGTCAAGACAGTAGCACTGTGATTAAACAAGTTAGAGCAATTTCAGCACTTAAAAATGTTAACCTCAATCATGCGATTATTCACTTCACAAGTGATGAGTGTTCGTGTACCCAATATAGTGATGAGCATAAACGTGCCATTAATGAGCAAGCAAAATCAGATGGTTTTTACGTGATTAACATTAATCTACCGACTGATTTATTAACGATTATTCCATCAACACCGGCAATATTAATTACTGGTGGTAAAGAAGAGCTTTTATATTTTGGTCCTTACTCAGCCGGATTAGCCTGTTCAGCATCAAACGGCTATGTTGAAACTGTATTACAGAATTACGCGCAAGGTTTTAACTCTGATCTGGTCATTAGTGATGTTAAAGGCTGTTATTGTAATATTTAA
- a CDS encoding methyl-accepting chemotaxis protein: protein MNKINKVFSSVLVLLFCESIAIAFFYGTFAEALVIGIPALVVPIWMMNTAPNATLTKHASALSAMIFAALHIHQMNGLIEVHFEIFILMAILIIFKDWKLFISAITLVALHHTAFYFMQVDGVGVYIFDEDRLLFSTVVLHAAYAIAEAIIAGFIAKTLYDDSRVGKELAQVTHTIIENEKSLDLKVRTDARSNVVLEEFNRLLAIFDNVVAGVKIQTNEVSINRNNLMSVKSELETSANNRQQETEIIVSSVEEMAVTVTSIAQDTTKLNAQMQAASSSTQTANQYIEEINVKNSELTGTLTKTSDEITALASSSDVITSVLSEITSIADQTNLLALNAAIEAARAGEQGRGFAVVADEVRALANRTKESTDKIATTLTQLIGYSKSSTQLMAECLDAVELVISVAEKASIEVLNSAQLVSSSSDIAHSVAAAVEEQSTTTNEIAQSTEKMSLLGQDDAQKVEMLAEEVNKISAAITSLETSIASFK from the coding sequence ATGAATAAAATAAATAAAGTATTTTCTAGTGTGCTGGTCTTGCTCTTTTGTGAGTCAATTGCTATCGCATTTTTCTATGGTACATTCGCTGAAGCTTTGGTTATTGGTATACCAGCACTCGTTGTGCCGATATGGATGATGAATACGGCTCCAAATGCGACATTAACCAAACATGCATCAGCATTGTCGGCAATGATATTTGCAGCGCTGCATATCCATCAAATGAATGGCTTAATAGAAGTTCATTTTGAAATTTTTATTCTCATGGCCATATTGATTATTTTCAAGGATTGGAAGTTATTTATTTCTGCCATTACTTTAGTTGCTCTGCATCATACTGCTTTTTACTTTATGCAAGTGGATGGTGTTGGTGTTTATATTTTTGATGAAGACCGTTTGTTATTTTCAACGGTAGTATTACATGCTGCTTACGCCATTGCTGAAGCTATTATTGCCGGTTTTATTGCTAAAACTTTATATGACGATAGTCGGGTAGGTAAAGAGCTTGCGCAAGTGACGCATACCATAATCGAAAATGAAAAGTCACTCGACTTAAAAGTTAGAACTGATGCACGTAGCAATGTGGTATTAGAAGAATTTAATCGGCTTTTAGCCATTTTTGATAACGTAGTTGCTGGTGTTAAAATACAAACCAATGAAGTGAGTATAAACCGAAATAATTTAATGTCAGTCAAGTCTGAGCTTGAAACATCAGCGAATAATCGGCAGCAAGAGACTGAAATAATAGTATCATCAGTTGAAGAAATGGCGGTCACTGTTACCTCAATAGCACAAGACACCACTAAACTTAATGCTCAAATGCAAGCAGCGAGTTCATCTACGCAAACAGCTAACCAATACATTGAAGAAATCAATGTTAAAAATAGTGAGCTTACGGGGACGCTAACAAAAACAAGTGATGAAATAACGGCTTTAGCTAGTTCTAGTGATGTTATTACCAGTGTCTTATCAGAAATAACAAGTATCGCTGATCAGACGAATTTATTAGCCTTAAACGCAGCAATTGAAGCTGCTAGAGCTGGAGAGCAAGGGCGCGGTTTTGCTGTCGTTGCCGATGAAGTCAGAGCATTGGCTAATAGAACAAAGGAAAGTACAGATAAAATCGCCACGACGCTTACTCAACTTATTGGTTACTCTAAATCATCGACACAATTGATGGCGGAATGTCTTGATGCTGTAGAGTTGGTTATTTCAGTGGCAGAAAAAGCAAGTATAGAGGTACTTAACTCAGCACAACTGGTTTCATCATCTAGTGATATAGCACACTCAGTAGCCGCCGCAGTAGAAGAGCAGTCAACAACAACAAATGAAATAGCTCAAAGCACTGAAAAAATGAGTTTATTAGGGCAAGATGATGCGCAAAAAGTTGAAATGTTAGCTGAAGAAGTTAATAAAATATCCGCCGCAATCACCTCATTAGAGACCAGCATTGCCAGCTTCAAATAA
- a CDS encoding choice-of-anchor A family protein, translated as MRLVTISTLLLSSFSYSAFAGIINLGAAAGYNAFIHQNFSATGSDVEGRLAAGGNVDISHYSINIKNSQQLYTDTNLLPALVVGGDLSFTSGRIAGDVYVGGNYTPTGSGTITNGSVNNIGLATVAPIAPIAPINFDTEFALLRELSASLGLLDANSVATDKWSSQHLLGAGKNDLANDLHVFNLDASDMLFSNYFLSEIDQNDTVILNISGTDITTSTGNFGGSDDSLKNMSDNVIFNFFEAETLNINAALYGSILAPKADIKTGNGVIWGQVIANSWQGNAQINDNPLASNSSNAPVTSNVTVPEPSSLAILALALFALFVFRRQQTQ; from the coding sequence CTGAGGTTAGTTACTATCTCCACTTTACTGCTTTCTAGTTTCAGTTATTCGGCATTTGCGGGCATTATTAATCTTGGTGCAGCAGCAGGTTATAATGCCTTTATTCATCAAAATTTTTCAGCAACAGGTAGTGATGTTGAAGGGCGCTTAGCAGCAGGTGGTAATGTAGATATCAGCCACTACAGCATAAACATCAAAAATTCACAGCAGTTATATACTGACACGAATCTACTTCCTGCTTTAGTTGTTGGTGGTGATTTAAGCTTTACTAGCGGACGAATAGCCGGCGATGTTTATGTTGGTGGTAATTATACGCCTACAGGATCTGGCACTATCACTAATGGCAGCGTGAATAACATTGGTCTTGCTACGGTTGCTCCAATTGCTCCAATTGCTCCAATTAATTTTGATACTGAGTTTGCTCTTTTACGTGAATTGTCGGCTAGTCTTGGCTTATTAGATGCAAACAGCGTAGCTACCGATAAATGGTCTAGTCAACATTTGCTTGGCGCAGGGAAAAATGATTTAGCAAACGATCTGCATGTGTTCAACTTAGATGCTTCAGATATGTTATTTAGTAATTACTTCCTATCAGAAATTGACCAGAATGATACTGTGATACTTAATATTTCTGGTACCGATATTACGACCAGTACGGGAAACTTTGGCGGTTCTGATGATTCTCTTAAAAATATGTCAGACAATGTCATATTTAATTTTTTTGAAGCTGAAACCTTGAATATTAATGCCGCGTTATATGGTTCAATCTTAGCGCCTAAAGCAGATATTAAGACAGGAAATGGTGTTATTTGGGGACAGGTTATCGCAAATTCTTGGCAGGGTAATGCACAAATAAATGATAATCCATTGGCAAGTAACTCAAGCAACGCCCCGGTTACATCGAATGTTACTGTGCCAGAACCGTCAAGTTTAGCCATTTTGGCATTAGCTTTATTTGCTTTGTTTGTTTTTAGAAGACAACAAACTCAGTAG
- a CDS encoding GNAT family N-acetyltransferase, whose product MAYLQPLHQRCTFNTERLLIKSLNSQLFNEDSKRLYTRKVLALLTPTVTNSLPSEWQNITSYEEANNWWQQRIKESCFLSIQLKSNNEVIGFVFLYDDETKKRQLDLHIGYLLGESYWAKGYGSELIKGLVNLSSG is encoded by the coding sequence ATGGCATATCTCCAACCGCTGCACCAAAGGTGCACGTTTAATACTGAACGACTATTAATTAAAAGTCTTAATTCCCAATTATTTAATGAAGACAGTAAACGACTATACACACGTAAAGTTTTGGCGTTGTTAACGCCAACAGTGACTAACTCTCTCCCAAGTGAATGGCAAAACATAACAAGCTACGAAGAGGCAAATAATTGGTGGCAACAAAGAATTAAAGAAAGCTGTTTTCTATCCATCCAGCTAAAATCAAACAATGAGGTTATTGGTTTTGTATTTCTTTATGACGATGAGACGAAAAAAAGACAATTGGATTTACATATTGGCTACCTATTAGGTGAGTCTTATTGGGCTAAAGGCTATGGCAGTGAATTGATTAAAGGTCTAGTTAACCTCAGCTCGGGATAA
- a CDS encoding class I SAM-dependent methyltransferase, which yields MINKNITHMNDNKDDLLASAWNDKLTEDYVEQWGELLLHKKIPEFCNLLPSEIVLDIGCGSGAAVRAIASRLSTGHVTGIDPTAKMLEIASKLTVKDSHYQRVTFLLAGAEKIPFESESCDLVLAVNTLHHWVNVNDGLNEVLRILKPSGRFVSVDDLWQESIEYGQEQADDNEKFSCKHELKTRNGIVKLLNKNGFTDISNSEHREPDATASIITGYKA from the coding sequence ATGATTAATAAAAATATAACACATATGAATGATAACAAAGATGATCTACTTGCCAGTGCATGGAATGACAAACTTACCGAAGATTACGTTGAGCAGTGGGGAGAGCTTCTACTGCACAAAAAAATTCCTGAATTCTGTAATCTATTGCCATCAGAGATTGTTTTAGATATTGGTTGTGGCAGCGGAGCTGCTGTTAGAGCAATTGCCAGCAGGCTATCAACAGGGCATGTTACAGGCATTGACCCAACAGCTAAAATGCTTGAAATCGCCTCAAAACTCACCGTAAAAGACAGCCATTATCAACGGGTGACATTCTTACTTGCAGGAGCAGAAAAAATACCGTTTGAAAGTGAAAGCTGTGACTTAGTGTTAGCGGTGAATACCCTACATCATTGGGTAAATGTTAACGATGGACTCAATGAAGTATTAAGAATACTAAAGCCATCAGGTCGATTTGTCTCTGTTGATGATCTTTGGCAAGAGTCGATTGAATACGGGCAAGAACAAGCTGACGATAACGAAAAATTTTCATGCAAACATGAACTTAAAACTAGAAATGGCATTGTGAAATTACTGAACAAAAATGGTTTTACAGATATTTCAAATTCGGAGCACCGTGAGCCAGATGCCACGGCATCAATAATCACAGGATATAAAGCTTAA
- a CDS encoding MarR family winged helix-turn-helix transcriptional regulator, whose amino-acid sequence MDLENSLIKFQRIISRTWDVQAFDNKESSLSYSEFEYLLCVHLAEHAEVAPESEQHDDSTHLSALAAEMQVQKSSASLMVNKLEKRELIYRATCQYDARAQHILLTEKGRKLFLNIQSSVYNNLAKLLKGLLEAKEYNAFEQTLAKICATHANEK is encoded by the coding sequence ATGGATTTGGAAAACTCACTAATAAAGTTTCAACGAATAATCTCTAGAACGTGGGATGTGCAAGCGTTTGATAATAAAGAAAGCAGTTTGAGTTATAGTGAATTTGAGTACTTACTATGTGTTCATCTTGCCGAGCATGCCGAAGTTGCTCCTGAAAGTGAGCAGCATGATGATAGTACTCATTTATCAGCATTGGCTGCTGAAATGCAGGTACAAAAATCATCGGCAAGCTTAATGGTCAATAAACTTGAAAAGCGAGAGTTAATATATCGCGCCACTTGTCAATATGATGCAAGAGCACAGCATATACTTTTAACTGAAAAAGGTCGGAAATTGTTCCTGAACATTCAAAGTTCTGTTTATAACAATTTGGCAAAATTGTTGAAGGGCCTTTTGGAGGCTAAAGAATATAATGCTTTTGAGCAAACCCTAGCAAAGATTTGTGCTACGCATGCTAACGAAAAATAA
- the dusA gene encoding tRNA dihydrouridine(20/20a) synthase DusA: MISHKLSIAPMLDWTDRHCRYFYRVMSKRTVLYTEMVTTGAILYGKGNYLAYNEQEHPLVLQLGGSDVNAMTECAKIAEQQGYDEININVGCPSDRVQNGKFGACLMAEPELVADCVASMQNATNIPTTVKSRIGIDDLDSYEFLQQFLATVSAAGCKHFIIHARKAWLSGLSPKQNRDIPPLDYQRVYQLKQDFPKLDISINGGITTFAAANEHMQHIDGVMIGREVYQNPYMLAQADNEIWQVGSHVKSRLEVLNEMVDYIDTHVASGGRAWHVARHMLGLCNGLAGAKQFRRYLSENANGQNIGGEVLQQAFDKVLQLNPDLNEV, from the coding sequence ATGATTTCTCACAAACTTTCCATTGCACCCATGCTCGATTGGACTGATCGTCATTGCCGTTATTTTTATCGCGTTATGTCCAAACGTACTGTTTTGTATACCGAAATGGTGACTACGGGCGCCATTTTGTACGGTAAAGGCAATTACTTAGCTTATAACGAGCAAGAACACCCGCTGGTTTTGCAGTTGGGCGGTAGTGATGTCAATGCCATGACTGAATGTGCAAAAATTGCTGAGCAGCAAGGGTATGATGAAATCAATATCAATGTCGGTTGTCCGTCAGATCGTGTACAAAATGGTAAGTTTGGTGCTTGTTTAATGGCTGAGCCTGAACTGGTGGCTGATTGTGTGGCGAGTATGCAAAATGCGACTAATATTCCTACGACAGTAAAGTCTCGTATTGGTATTGATGACTTAGACAGTTATGAGTTTTTACAACAGTTTTTAGCAACAGTTAGTGCGGCGGGCTGTAAGCATTTCATTATTCATGCCCGCAAAGCTTGGTTAAGTGGCTTGAGTCCAAAGCAAAATAGAGATATTCCGCCTCTCGATTACCAAAGAGTTTATCAACTCAAACAAGACTTTCCGAAATTAGATATTTCGATTAATGGTGGTATTACGACGTTTGCTGCGGCGAACGAGCATATGCAGCATATTGATGGTGTTATGATCGGCCGAGAAGTTTATCAAAATCCTTATATGTTAGCTCAAGCTGATAATGAAATTTGGCAGGTCGGTAGTCACGTTAAAAGCCGCCTTGAAGTGCTTAATGAGATGGTTGATTATATTGACACTCATGTGGCCAGCGGTGGTCGAGCCTGGCATGTCGCAAGGCATATGTTAGGTTTGTGTAATGGCTTAGCCGGCGCCAAACAATTCCGTCGTTATTTAAGCGAAAATGCTAACGGTCAAAACATTGGTGGTGAAGTATTACAACAAGCTTTCGATAAAGTGTTGCAGCTTAACCCTGACTTAAATGAAGTTTAG
- a CDS encoding sulfurtransferase, whose product MGSFQQTISCVDLHAIIDNKNLVILDASIPPVGNMMTPKHSWPEFRIPHTRRFDLNQDFSDLKSNLPHTMPSVGHFELAARAIGINQQSQIVVYDDLGLFSAARAWYMFRAMGHENIAVLDGGLPYWLTLNKPLADAAIDNVDDKNPVSGDFVAQEQAGFFAHWREVQTHTCSQEALIIDARANRRFIGADAEPRAGVRSGHMPNAKNLPYTDLFNQGLFKPVNELVQTFANINPKQQAMIMSCGSGVTACVLALAANISGHTDVRVYDGSWSEWGSLPNTVVETSIDKPPY is encoded by the coding sequence ATGGGCAGTTTTCAACAAACAATTTCATGTGTAGATTTACACGCAATTATAGATAACAAAAATCTTGTCATACTAGATGCCAGTATTCCTCCAGTAGGTAATATGATGACACCCAAGCATAGCTGGCCAGAATTTCGTATTCCACATACCCGTCGTTTTGATTTAAACCAAGACTTTTCTGATCTAAAAAGTAATTTACCGCATACCATGCCATCAGTTGGACACTTTGAGTTAGCGGCGAGAGCCATAGGCATTAATCAGCAAAGCCAGATTGTTGTTTATGATGATTTAGGCTTATTTTCTGCGGCGCGAGCTTGGTACATGTTTCGGGCTATGGGTCATGAAAATATTGCTGTATTAGATGGTGGTTTACCTTACTGGTTAACGTTGAATAAACCTCTGGCGGATGCTGCAATTGATAACGTGGACGATAAAAACCCTGTGTCTGGGGATTTTGTTGCACAAGAGCAAGCGGGCTTTTTTGCTCACTGGCGAGAGGTTCAAACTCATACTTGCTCGCAAGAAGCGCTTATTATAGACGCACGCGCTAATCGTCGCTTTATCGGTGCTGATGCTGAGCCACGTGCTGGCGTGCGTAGTGGCCACATGCCTAATGCGAAAAATTTACCTTATACCGATTTGTTCAACCAAGGCTTGTTTAAACCTGTAAATGAATTAGTACAAACTTTTGCTAATATTAATCCAAAACAGCAAGCAATGATCATGAGTTGTGGCTCAGGTGTTACTGCTTGTGTACTGGCGTTAGCGGCTAATATTAGTGGTCATACTGATGTACGAGTTTATGATGGCTCGTGGAGCGAGTGGGGCTCACTACCGAATACTGTTGTTGAAACTTCTATTGATAAGCCCCCTTATTAA
- the pspA gene encoding phage shock protein PspA — MGMFSRFTDIINANINSMLDKAEEPEKMIKLIIQEMEETLVEVRSAAAKQIAEKKTVLRNIRDMESRVVNWQEKAELALSKSREDLAKSALIEKQSCTQKLAELNEELAQFDEYLTAVQQDSQRLQDKLTEAKRKQEAYAIRQQSAEVRLKVCEKAAIHNIDETINKFERYQQKIDRVEAEVEAYDMTSAKDLTSQFRELENDDNIEKELEQLKKKVVNG, encoded by the coding sequence ATGGGCATGTTTTCAAGATTCACTGACATTATTAACGCAAACATTAACTCAATGTTAGATAAAGCAGAAGAGCCAGAAAAAATGATCAAGTTGATCATTCAGGAAATGGAAGAAACTCTCGTTGAAGTGCGTTCTGCTGCCGCTAAACAAATTGCAGAAAAGAAAACTGTTCTGCGCAATATTCGTGACATGGAAAGTCGTGTTGTTAATTGGCAAGAAAAAGCTGAGCTTGCTTTGAGTAAAAGCCGTGAAGACTTAGCTAAGTCAGCGCTTATTGAAAAGCAAAGTTGTACACAAAAATTGGCTGAGCTTAACGAAGAGCTAGCACAATTTGATGAGTACTTAACGGCTGTTCAGCAAGATAGCCAGCGTTTGCAGGATAAATTAACTGAAGCTAAGCGTAAGCAAGAAGCTTATGCAATACGTCAACAGTCAGCAGAAGTGCGTTTAAAGGTTTGTGAAAAAGCAGCGATTCATAATATTGACGAAACGATTAATAAGTTTGAACGTTATCAGCAAAAAATTGATCGGGTAGAGGCGGAAGTTGAAGCTTATGATATGACTTCAGCAAAAGATTTAACTAGTCAATTTCGTGAGTTAGAAAATGACGACAATATTGAAAAAGAGCTTGAACAGCTAAAGAAAAAAGTCGTAAACGGCTAG
- a CDS encoding PspC domain-containing protein, producing MSFDREYSVNKTLTKDMVHKKLSGVCGGIAKHYNLPRIAVRVGAIVALLMFPVATGVAYLVATLLMPTKA from the coding sequence ATGAGTTTTGACCGTGAGTATTCAGTCAATAAAACCTTAACTAAAGATATGGTGCATAAAAAATTATCAGGTGTTTGTGGTGGCATTGCCAAGCATTATAACTTGCCACGTATAGCGGTTAGAGTTGGCGCTATTGTCGCACTACTTATGTTTCCTGTTGCTACTGGCGTTGCTTATTTAGTTGCTACGTTGTTAATGCCAACAAAAGCCTGA
- a CDS encoding lipopolysaccharide assembly protein LapB, which translates to MKRKLVVLTLLTSISMASYADIQAVQNALEQDNVLLAQQVFNTLTAEEKNAIPGQVLKGRLLLENNDTEDAFDYFEALQEQHESNVDINYYLGVSAVVMVQKASIFSKLSYAKDFIKAMERTVELKPDHQDALNTLIGFHLNAPSIAGGDTDKALVYAKQLQTYDAAQGYSQIATVYWQTEQPKLADKTMTEAFEQYPESGTLYFSRAQQSIKNEAWDKARADLVLAVKYAQDDENRAEALYQQGKVSVESGVEVEQGIEALIQALPLAAKQYQPWVNYRLAQLYLQQKEQVKAHEAIAKIDISEDEDLEGKVKKLKKKLKKLTG; encoded by the coding sequence ATGAAAAGAAAATTAGTAGTGTTAACCTTGTTAACTTCAATCAGCATGGCAAGCTATGCAGACATTCAAGCGGTGCAAAATGCTTTAGAGCAAGATAATGTATTGCTAGCACAACAAGTTTTTAATACTTTAACAGCAGAAGAAAAAAATGCTATTCCAGGGCAAGTGTTGAAAGGGCGATTGTTACTAGAAAATAACGATACTGAAGATGCCTTTGATTACTTTGAAGCACTGCAAGAACAACATGAAAGCAACGTAGATATTAATTATTATTTAGGCGTTAGCGCAGTGGTTATGGTACAAAAAGCCAGTATTTTTTCAAAGCTAAGCTATGCTAAAGATTTTATTAAAGCGATGGAAAGAACTGTTGAGTTAAAGCCAGATCATCAAGATGCACTTAATACTTTGATAGGTTTTCATTTGAATGCTCCGAGTATTGCTGGCGGTGATACCGATAAAGCATTAGTTTATGCTAAACAATTACAAACCTATGATGCTGCGCAAGGCTATAGCCAAATAGCGACGGTTTATTGGCAAACTGAGCAACCAAAATTAGCCGATAAAACTATGACCGAAGCCTTTGAGCAATATCCTGAGAGTGGCACTTTATATTTTTCACGTGCCCAACAAAGTATAAAAAACGAAGCTTGGGACAAAGCACGAGCTGATTTAGTTTTAGCCGTTAAATATGCACAAGATGATGAAAATAGAGCTGAAGCACTGTACCAACAAGGTAAGGTTTCTGTAGAATCTGGCGTGGAAGTTGAGCAGGGTATTGAAGCCTTGATTCAAGCGCTACCATTGGCCGCTAAACAATATCAACCTTGGGTGAATTACCGTTTAGCACAGCTATACTTGCAACAAAAAGAGCAAGTTAAAGCTCACGAAGCTATTGCCAAAATTGATATTAGCGAAGATGAAGATTTAGAAGGTAAAGTTAAAAAGTTAAAGAAAAAATTAAAGAAACTTACCGGCTAA
- a CDS encoding copper chaperone PCu(A)C: MRNIFLVLILLFLFVNSAFAGTVFSGQNTEVLIENSFARESIPGTSISSAYMTISNLSAKDLRLISASSTVSDRIEIHEHTMANGLMRMRQRDHVDISAKDSMLFQPSGFHLMIFDLKQPLKAKENIIITLHFDDQPNIDVNYIIKGLKQKKHHHH; encoded by the coding sequence ATGAGGAATATATTTTTAGTATTAATTTTACTGTTTTTATTCGTAAATAGTGCTTTCGCAGGCACAGTATTTAGCGGACAGAATACTGAAGTACTCATTGAAAACAGCTTTGCAAGAGAAAGCATTCCAGGCACGTCCATTTCTTCAGCTTATATGACTATCAGTAATTTATCTGCAAAAGATCTTCGGTTGATTTCGGCATCAAGTACGGTAAGTGATCGGATTGAAATTCATGAACATACGATGGCCAATGGTTTAATGCGTATGCGTCAACGTGATCACGTCGACATTTCAGCAAAAGATAGCATGCTATTTCAGCCATCAGGTTTTCATTTGATGATTTTTGATTTGAAACAGCCGTTAAAAGCTAAAGAAAACATTATCATAACGTTGCACTTTGATGATCAACCTAACATCGATGTGAATTATATTATTAAGGGTCTTAAGCAGAAGAAGCACCACCACCATTAG
- a CDS encoding DUF2333 family protein: MSVNISTKAIISGVLALFMALYLLGVYWSFEPAQFDIRAEVTKAAAAENVAPVVGYTTTTALIRVTETLLNKPGGYLANDAIPPSVFLDNIPAWEFGALEMIRDMSLVMRQEFSRSQSQSAENKNLKVAQPQFNIDHTSWAIPSAEGEYQKAINELYAYRSALTEVNNQSAQFYARSDNLRAWIQEATKRLGSYSQRLSASVGREQLNVDLAGDSVAQQSTSSVSSMQLKTSWWAIDNEFYEARGACWALLHFLKAIEIDFNDVLEKKNAKVSVQQIIRELEASQESIWSPMVLNGNGFGMLANHSLVMANYISRANAALIDLNDLLSQG; this comes from the coding sequence ATGAGTGTTAATATTTCAACAAAAGCTATTATTTCAGGGGTTTTAGCGCTATTTATGGCGCTGTATTTACTCGGTGTCTATTGGAGTTTTGAGCCTGCACAGTTTGATATTCGAGCTGAAGTTACCAAAGCCGCAGCAGCAGAAAATGTAGCACCTGTTGTTGGCTACACCACCACCACGGCATTAATTCGTGTAACCGAAACGCTATTGAATAAACCTGGTGGTTACTTAGCTAATGACGCCATTCCACCATCGGTATTTTTAGATAATATTCCGGCTTGGGAGTTTGGCGCATTAGAGATGATCAGAGATATGTCATTGGTGATGCGTCAAGAATTTAGTCGCTCACAGTCTCAGTCAGCAGAAAATAAAAATTTAAAGGTAGCGCAACCACAATTTAATATTGATCATACCAGTTGGGCAATTCCTAGTGCTGAAGGAGAGTATCAAAAAGCAATTAATGAGTTATATGCCTATAGAAGCGCGTTAACAGAGGTTAATAATCAATCAGCTCAATTTTACGCACGTTCTGATAATTTACGTGCTTGGATCCAAGAAGCGACAAAACGTTTAGGTAGTTATTCTCAACGCCTAAGTGCAAGTGTTGGCCGTGAGCAACTCAATGTTGATCTTGCTGGCGATAGTGTCGCACAACAATCAACCTCAAGTGTTTCGAGCATGCAGTTGAAAACAAGCTGGTGGGCTATTGATAACGAATTTTATGAAGCGCGTGGCGCTTGTTGGGCTTTATTACACTTTTTAAAGGCCATTGAAATAGATTTTAATGATGTGTTAGAAAAGAAAAATGCTAAAGTTAGTGTGCAACAAATTATTCGTGAATTGGAAGCAAGTCAAGAGTCAATCTGGAGCCCGATGGTTTTAAATGGCAATGGCTTTGGCATGCTTGCGAACCACTCATTAGTAATGGCTAATTATATTTCACGTGCAAATGCCGCACTGATCGATTTAAACGACTTATTAAGTCAAGGGTAA
- a CDS encoding TIGR04219 family outer membrane beta-barrel protein — protein sequence MKKIALAVTLASILSTNVQADALGIYLGGQLWDNQASGTFGDGRSQIDFNLVDEKQNSFFVAFEHPLPFIPNLRIASTSLETDGVTTLAADFEFDDETFRDDAQVSADFNVSYVDYTLYYELFDNDLLSFDFGLTARDFDGDVTLATQITTGSGTTTQSASIAVTDIVPMLYVATNVGLPLTGLNLYAQGNFLSFDDHTLYDYEVGVSYELIDNLAVDMNINLGYRAVKLELEDLNDLYTDIEFDGVFVGTTIHF from the coding sequence ATGAAAAAAATAGCGCTAGCAGTAACGCTCGCCTCGATTTTATCAACAAATGTTCAAGCAGATGCTTTAGGTATCTATCTAGGTGGTCAACTATGGGACAACCAGGCCTCTGGTACATTTGGAGATGGTCGTTCACAAATAGATTTTAATTTGGTTGATGAAAAACAAAATAGTTTTTTTGTTGCTTTTGAGCACCCATTACCCTTTATTCCAAATTTACGCATAGCTTCAACATCATTAGAAACTGATGGTGTAACAACACTAGCAGCTGATTTCGAATTTGACGATGAAACTTTCCGTGACGATGCTCAAGTTAGTGCTGACTTCAATGTCAGTTATGTTGATTACACTTTATATTATGAGTTATTTGATAATGATTTATTGTCATTCGACTTTGGTTTAACCGCGCGTGATTTTGATGGTGATGTGACTTTAGCAACACAGATTACTACAGGCTCTGGAACTACCACACAGTCGGCTAGTATCGCTGTGACAGATATTGTGCCTATGTTATATGTAGCAACTAATGTTGGTTTACCACTTACAGGGTTAAATCTTTACGCACAAGGTAACTTTTTATCTTTTGACGATCATACACTTTATGACTATGAAGTAGGTGTGAGCTATGAACTGATTGATAACCTGGCTGTTGATATGAATATTAACTTAGGCTACCGCGCGGTTAAGTTAGAATTAGAAGACTTAAATGATTTATATACCGATATTGAGTTTGATGGTGTATTTGTCGGTACCACTATTCACTTTTAA